Proteins from one Paenibacillus amylolyticus genomic window:
- a CDS encoding alpha-L-fucosidase gives MSETKETVLEQEEQIVEAGVHNFSKEDEWIKPENPLLNERLEWFKDQKLGLMMHWGPYSQLGLVESWALSDDDGDWSRDDIDWTDDMEDFKREYFDLNKTFNPIRFQPEEWAQMAADNGFKYFLFTTKHHDGFCMWDTKTTDYRITGKDTPFHTHKYADICRSLFDAFRAKGLGISAYFSKADWHTPYYWAPGMERGRHMWRGPSYDPHKYPWLWEKFVEFTHEQIMELLTNYGRIECLWLDAGWVREGRHGQDIRLGEVVERARQTTQPWLLSADRTVGGPYENIVTPEQTIPEHPMNIPWESCITVGNSFAFGFDDQYKTGRQLAHILLEVVSKGGNLALNVGPQPDGRLPKGAIRGIKGLGEWLGTHGEGVYGTRICAPYFTKDWAFTQKEEINTVYAFRLYRNENEIVQPQVIIPYLEKVERIELVGSDDVLSYQHTEDGLLVELPQLIANSAAPITHTFKLITSA, from the coding sequence ATGAGCGAAACCAAAGAAACCGTACTGGAGCAGGAAGAGCAGATCGTCGAAGCTGGTGTGCACAATTTTAGCAAAGAGGACGAATGGATCAAACCAGAGAATCCGCTGCTGAATGAGCGGTTGGAGTGGTTCAAGGACCAGAAGCTGGGGCTGATGATGCACTGGGGGCCGTATTCCCAGCTTGGCCTCGTGGAGTCCTGGGCGCTGAGCGACGATGACGGTGATTGGTCACGCGATGACATTGACTGGACGGATGACATGGAAGACTTCAAGCGAGAATATTTCGATCTGAACAAAACCTTCAATCCGATTCGCTTCCAGCCCGAGGAATGGGCACAGATGGCGGCAGATAACGGGTTCAAATATTTCCTGTTCACCACCAAACACCATGACGGCTTCTGCATGTGGGATACCAAGACGACGGATTACCGGATTACGGGCAAGGATACCCCCTTTCATACCCATAAGTATGCGGACATCTGTCGATCATTATTTGACGCTTTTCGAGCCAAAGGACTTGGCATTTCAGCGTACTTCTCCAAAGCGGACTGGCATACCCCGTATTACTGGGCACCGGGCATGGAGCGTGGACGTCATATGTGGCGCGGTCCCTCGTATGATCCCCATAAGTATCCGTGGCTATGGGAGAAATTCGTGGAGTTCACACATGAGCAGATCATGGAGTTGCTGACGAATTACGGGCGGATCGAGTGTCTGTGGCTGGATGCAGGCTGGGTACGCGAAGGCCGCCATGGTCAGGATATCAGGCTCGGAGAAGTTGTGGAACGGGCGCGTCAGACCACACAACCGTGGCTCCTGTCCGCAGATCGCACCGTCGGTGGGCCGTATGAGAATATCGTTACCCCTGAGCAGACCATCCCGGAACATCCGATGAACATTCCATGGGAGAGCTGTATTACGGTGGGGAACTCCTTTGCCTTCGGATTCGATGATCAGTATAAAACGGGAAGACAGCTCGCACATATCCTACTCGAAGTCGTGTCCAAGGGCGGTAACCTGGCGCTGAATGTAGGGCCGCAACCGGATGGGCGCCTGCCCAAAGGGGCCATTCGAGGCATCAAGGGACTCGGAGAATGGTTGGGCACTCACGGAGAAGGTGTATATGGAACCCGCATCTGTGCGCCATATTTTACGAAGGACTGGGCTTTTACGCAGAAGGAAGAGATCAACACCGTATATGCCTTCCGTTTATATCGAAACGAGAATGAGATCGTACAACCACAGGTAATCATTCCTTATCTGGAAAAGGTAGAGCGGATCGAACTCGTTGGTAGCGATGACGTACTTTCGTATCAGCATACGGAAGACGGACTTCTCGTGGAACTGCCACAATTGATTGCAAACAGTGCAGCACCCATCACACATACATTCAAATTGATCACAAGCGCATAG